In Acidimicrobiales bacterium, the following are encoded in one genomic region:
- a CDS encoding YccF domain-containing protein — MRVIGNILWLLLGGLVLALSYAVAGLICFVLIITIPFGIQAFKLASFTLWPFGSALVRIPGEVPSAVGNVLWFILFGWWLALSHVIAGVICAITIIGIPFAIAHFRLAGAALFPFGRTVVSFEEARAMEGAYVVQPWGAAR; from the coding sequence GTGCGGGTCATCGGCAACATCCTGTGGTTGCTGCTGGGTGGGCTGGTGCTCGCTCTCAGCTACGCCGTGGCGGGCCTGATCTGCTTCGTCCTGATCATCACCATTCCCTTCGGCATCCAGGCCTTCAAGCTCGCCAGCTTCACGCTCTGGCCGTTCGGCTCGGCCCTGGTGAGGATTCCCGGCGAGGTCCCGTCAGCCGTCGGCAACGTGCTGTGGTTCATCCTCTTCGGTTGGTGGCTCGCCCTCTCACACGTGATCGCCGGCGTGATCTGTGCGATCACGATCATCGGCATCCCCTTCGCCATCGCCCACTTCAGGCTCGCCGGCGCCGCCTTGTTCCCGTTCGGCCGGACCGTGGTGTCGTTCGAGGAGGCGCGGGCGATGGAGGGCGCCTACGTTGTGCAGCCATGGGGGGCGGCGAGGTAG
- a CDS encoding LapA family protein, translating into MTPRPKDKRDVGGIARLIGLAIVAGLLIAFIVENSGTVTVHFVFFTAHVSLIWALILAAVLGALLDRLVPAYRRRRRTKQAKQAQQAQKVQQGSR; encoded by the coding sequence GTGACGCCGCGACCCAAGGACAAACGGGACGTAGGCGGGATCGCTCGGCTGATTGGCCTGGCCATCGTGGCCGGACTGCTGATCGCCTTCATCGTCGAGAACAGCGGCACGGTCACCGTTCACTTCGTCTTCTTCACGGCCCACGTCTCGCTCATCTGGGCCCTGATCCTGGCCGCCGTGCTCGGGGCCCTGCTCGACCGTCTCGTGCCCGCGTACCGGCGTCGCAGGCGAACGAAGCAGGCCAAGCAGGCCCAGCAAGCCCAGAAGGTGCAACAGGGATCCCGCTAG
- a CDS encoding DUF202 domain-containing protein, translating to MARPRPADRPASEGEGPPSEADVERQLREHRATPLDKCGDAPDPRFSFANERTFLAWSRTALALIAAGLAAAQLLHFGLGGARLIIALPLIALGAVAAVTSYRQWEGNERRLRLRLPLAYSPVGKIVAVGISVIGVAAGIIVVVDLITR from the coding sequence GTGGCACGACCGCGTCCGGCCGACAGGCCGGCATCCGAAGGCGAGGGACCGCCCTCGGAGGCCGACGTCGAGCGGCAGCTGCGCGAGCACCGGGCAACGCCACTCGATAAGTGCGGAGATGCGCCCGACCCGCGGTTCAGCTTCGCCAACGAGCGCACGTTCCTGGCCTGGAGCCGCACCGCGCTCGCCCTCATCGCCGCCGGCCTGGCTGCGGCCCAGCTCCTGCATTTCGGCCTCGGCGGTGCGCGCCTCATCATCGCCCTCCCGCTGATCGCCCTCGGCGCGGTGGCCGCGGTGACCAGCTACCGCCAGTGGGAGGGCAACGAACGTCGGCTTCGGCTGCGGCTCCCGCTGGCCTACTCGCCGGTCGGCAAGATCGTCGCCGTGGGGATCTCGGTCATCGGGGTGGCCGCCGGCATCATCGTGGTCGTCGACCTGATCACCAGGTGA
- a CDS encoding DUF202 domain-containing protein codes for MGTDAIGRQPDEPDRGLATERTALAWTRSALALAAIGALAVRRGAQGDLPAVAYPVGALLFGAAVALWMLGASIYNRRVARTDAGDPAPRAVAFKIMSIGTVGIAVAAIVLAIPV; via the coding sequence ATGGGTACCGACGCCATCGGTCGTCAGCCGGACGAGCCCGATCGGGGACTGGCGACCGAGCGGACGGCGCTGGCGTGGACGAGGTCGGCGCTGGCGCTGGCCGCGATCGGAGCCCTGGCGGTGCGTCGCGGAGCCCAGGGGGACCTGCCGGCCGTCGCCTACCCCGTTGGCGCCCTGCTCTTCGGGGCAGCCGTCGCGCTGTGGATGCTGGGGGCGAGCATCTACAACAGGAGGGTCGCCAGGACCGACGCCGGAGACCCAGCGCCGCGTGCCGTGGCGTTCAAGATCATGTCGATCGGCACCGTCGGCATCGCCGTGGCCGCGATCGTCCTCGCCATCCCCGTCTAG
- a CDS encoding aquaporin, translating into MQTRKLVAELLGTAILVFFAVGVATLSLGFKFAGSSTSAGVVATALAFGLVLLALVYAIGPISGCHVNPAVTMAFVASRRMSIQEAIGYWIAQFVGAILGALALWGIFTGSPGYSTGNQGLGTDGWGKHSLIHLSVGGAFAAEVVLTFLFALVVLAATSHLTSAGFAGLAIGMGLATVHLVGIPLTGTSVNPARSLGPALIVGGDALSQLWLFIVAPLVGGAIAAVVWGYLFVPDRPKEPVPPGRVQPSDLAGPSQET; encoded by the coding sequence ATGCAGACGCGCAAGCTCGTAGCCGAGCTGCTCGGCACGGCGATACTGGTCTTCTTCGCCGTGGGAGTGGCCACGCTCTCACTGGGATTCAAGTTCGCCGGGAGCAGCACCTCGGCCGGGGTGGTGGCCACGGCCCTGGCCTTCGGCCTGGTCCTGTTGGCCCTGGTCTACGCCATCGGGCCGATCTCGGGCTGTCACGTCAACCCGGCGGTGACCATGGCCTTCGTCGCCTCCCGGCGCATGTCGATCCAGGAGGCCATCGGTTACTGGATCGCCCAGTTCGTCGGCGCCATCCTCGGGGCCCTGGCCCTCTGGGGCATCTTCACCGGGTCCCCCGGCTACAGCACCGGCAACCAGGGCCTCGGCACCGACGGCTGGGGCAAGCACTCGCTCATCCACCTCAGTGTCGGTGGGGCCTTCGCCGCCGAGGTCGTCCTCACGTTCCTCTTCGCCCTCGTGGTGCTGGCCGCGACCAGCCACCTGACATCGGCTGGCTTCGCCGGCCTGGCCATCGGCATGGGCCTCGCCACCGTCCACCTCGTCGGCATCCCGCTCACCGGCACCTCCGTCAACCCGGCGCGCAGCCTCGGTCCGGCGCTGATCGTGGGCGGCGACGCCCTCAGCCAGCTGTGGCTCTTCATCGTGGCGCCCTTGGTTGGCGGCGCCATCGCCGCCGTCGTCTGGGGCTATCTGTTCGTGCCTGATCGACCGAAGGAACCGGTGCCGCCCGGCCGGGTGCAGCCCTCCGACCTCGCGGGGCCCTCGCAGGAGACCTGA
- a CDS encoding SPFH domain-containing protein codes for MFFWRIPAPNEALVISGAKHHDPAGPQFQVVVGHGAWVLPFRKTARKLSLDVREAILGEDCVTTQGIPLQVQAVCVFKVADDPASIANAARRFLDQQNRMEQMVGQVFGGHLRSIVGGLTVEEIIRDRERLRQEVIKSSDIEVERLGLTVDSLQIKEIVDPSGYIANIAAPYTAVVQKDARIAQAAADREATEREQEANALKSEAVRASQIKQAGYQAEIDRAAAQASQAGPLSEAEARQQVVQTETAVAKLEAQREEQRLQSTVNRPADAEAYRQVTLAKSAKEARVLEAEAEGQAIKVKGESEAGVLRVRADALKANQQALVTQQLAEHLPEIVTAATRSLTGANLTVLNGGEGLADLVGQVVGQGFTLFQGLRQGLGVDGAAENGPSAEGRPPADGRPAVERTVGAGPDKVPADKAAGPGKAPADKAPADRAPGDNAAGGKTAR; via the coding sequence ATGTTCTTCTGGCGAATTCCTGCACCGAACGAAGCGCTGGTCATCTCGGGCGCCAAGCACCACGACCCGGCCGGACCCCAGTTCCAGGTCGTGGTGGGCCACGGCGCGTGGGTCCTACCTTTCCGCAAGACCGCCCGCAAGCTCTCGCTCGACGTCCGGGAAGCGATCCTCGGCGAGGATTGCGTGACGACCCAGGGCATCCCGCTTCAGGTCCAGGCCGTGTGCGTGTTCAAGGTCGCCGACGACCCGGCCAGCATCGCCAACGCGGCGCGGCGGTTCCTCGATCAGCAGAACCGCATGGAGCAGATGGTCGGCCAGGTCTTCGGCGGCCACCTGCGATCGATCGTCGGCGGCCTCACCGTGGAAGAGATCATCCGGGACCGCGAGCGGCTCCGCCAGGAGGTGATCAAGTCCTCCGACATCGAGGTCGAGCGCCTCGGTCTCACCGTCGACAGCCTCCAGATCAAAGAGATCGTGGACCCGAGCGGCTATATCGCCAACATCGCGGCTCCCTACACGGCCGTGGTCCAGAAGGACGCCCGCATCGCCCAGGCCGCCGCCGACCGCGAGGCCACCGAGCGCGAGCAGGAGGCCAACGCCCTCAAGTCCGAGGCCGTGCGGGCGTCGCAGATCAAGCAGGCCGGCTACCAGGCCGAGATAGACCGGGCGGCGGCGCAGGCCAGCCAGGCGGGGCCGCTGTCCGAGGCCGAGGCGAGGCAGCAGGTCGTGCAGACGGAGACGGCCGTGGCCAAGCTGGAGGCCCAGCGGGAGGAGCAGCGGCTCCAGAGCACGGTGAACCGGCCCGCTGACGCCGAGGCCTATAGGCAGGTCACGCTGGCCAAGTCCGCCAAGGAGGCCCGGGTACTCGAGGCCGAGGCCGAGGGTCAGGCCATCAAGGTGAAGGGCGAGAGCGAGGCCGGGGTCCTGCGGGTCCGGGCCGACGCCCTGAAGGCCAACCAGCAGGCCCTGGTGACCCAGCAGCTGGCCGAGCACCTGCCCGAGATCGTGACCGCCGCCACGAGGAGCCTGACCGGCGCCAACCTCACCGTCCTCAACGGGGGCGAGGGTCTCGCCGATCTGGTCGGACAGGTGGTGGGGCAGGGCTTCACCCTCTTCCAGGGCCTGCGTCAGGGCCTCGGGGTGGACGGGGCGGCCGAGAACGGCCCGTCAGCCGAGGGGCGGCCCCCGGCGGACGGAAGGCCGGCGGTCGAGCGAACGGTCGGTGCGGGCCCCGACAAGGTGCCGGCCGACAAGGCTGCGGGCCCCGGCAAGGCCCCGGCCGACAAGGCCCCCGCCGACAGGGCGCCCGGCGACAACGCGGCGGGCGGCAAGACCGCTCGCTGA
- a CDS encoding phosphotransferase, producing MTGTGAELTPAWLTDTLAPLLGPARVLEVAYAPVGTGQMSDCVRLTPTYDGPTAAPRSLIAKLPAADPTSRATAAALRNYEIEVSFYRQLAPQLPIRAPHCYHSYLDATGTDFVLLLEDVASARQGDQLAGCSIDEAAVAVEELPRLHAPRWGDASLAGLDWLHRDPGEAAAFTSQLVAGLFGGFRDRYAGRVDDDIIALGERLMARLPSYLGDRRGPWTVAHGDFRLDNLLFGSDATGPPVVVVDWQTVAHGPGIGDLSYFLGAGLVPEDRRRHEGELVRAYHGSIRAAGVDGLGWDECWTQYRRYAFGGVIMAIAASMLVEQTERGDDMFVTMAQRHGRHAIDLEAEQLLA from the coding sequence GTGACCGGGACCGGCGCGGAGCTGACGCCGGCGTGGCTGACCGACACTCTGGCGCCGCTGCTCGGGCCCGCCCGGGTCCTCGAGGTCGCCTACGCGCCCGTGGGCACAGGGCAGATGAGCGACTGCGTGCGCCTGACGCCGACCTACGACGGCCCGACGGCTGCGCCCCGGTCGCTGATCGCCAAGCTCCCGGCCGCGGACCCGACCAGCCGGGCGACGGCGGCGGCGCTGCGCAACTACGAGATCGAGGTGAGCTTCTACCGCCAGCTGGCGCCGCAGCTTCCGATTCGGGCGCCCCACTGCTACCACTCCTACCTCGACGCCACGGGCACGGACTTCGTGCTGCTGTTGGAGGACGTGGCCTCGGCGCGCCAGGGAGACCAGCTGGCCGGTTGCAGCATCGACGAGGCGGCGGTGGCCGTCGAGGAGCTGCCCCGACTGCACGCGCCGCGGTGGGGTGACGCCAGCCTGGCCGGGCTGGATTGGCTCCACCGCGACCCCGGGGAGGCCGCGGCCTTCACGAGCCAGCTGGTCGCCGGCCTGTTCGGCGGGTTCCGCGATCGCTATGCCGGGCGCGTCGACGACGACATCATCGCCCTGGGTGAGCGGCTGATGGCGAGGCTTCCGAGCTACCTCGGCGATCGACGGGGACCGTGGACGGTGGCCCACGGCGATTTCCGCCTCGACAACCTGCTGTTCGGAAGCGACGCGACCGGGCCGCCGGTCGTCGTGGTCGACTGGCAGACCGTGGCCCACGGCCCCGGGATCGGCGATCTCAGCTACTTCCTCGGCGCCGGCCTGGTCCCAGAGGACCGGCGGCGTCACGAAGGCGAGCTCGTCCGCGCCTACCACGGGTCGATCCGGGCGGCCGGGGTGGACGGCCTCGGCTGGGACGAGTGCTGGACCCAGTACCGGCGCTACGCCTTCGGCGGCGTGATCATGGCCATCGCCGCGTCCATGCTGGTCGAGCAGACCGAGCGGGGCGACGACATGTTCGTGACCATGGCCCAGCGACACGGTCGCCACGCCATCGACCTCGAAGCCGAGCAGCTCCTCGCGTGA